The Nitrospira sp. genome window below encodes:
- the pstA gene encoding phosphate ABC transporter permease PstA: MKVWLWQFVGSGELFIWSCGAGLSLSLLMIGGLLVLILLNGFGYFWPADVMELTLKDGKHVIGQLAGEEIGPKGIPRIRMKIGNRDLYGLDYRWINTDQIIEQTKPADLVMVERLEWGNFYGRLRTIVKEDRGVADGADAVWRSLPPLLRHAESGEAENGYSLLVVDANGREKSLSLGQIVRVLRPNDLSTLEKVWVYVGNVWTVLTTEPREANTEGGIFPAIFGTVMMVIIMTFVVTPFGVIGALYLREYARQGVIVRTVRIAVNNLAGIPSIVFGMFGLGFFVYGVGGSLDALWFSDRLPTPTFGTGGILWASLTLALLTVPLVIVATEEGLAAVPREYREGSIGLGATKWETMWKVVLPTALPGILTGLILAMARAAGEVAPLMLTGVVKLAPAMPIDGTWPFLHLDRKFMHLGFHIYDVGFQSPNVEAAKPMVYVTTLVLILVVVTLNLMGIILRNRMRRKYAGSAV, translated from the coding sequence ATGAAAGTATGGCTCTGGCAGTTTGTTGGTAGCGGGGAGCTCTTCATTTGGAGCTGCGGTGCAGGACTGTCCCTCTCGCTCCTCATGATCGGGGGACTCCTCGTGCTCATCCTCCTCAACGGGTTCGGGTATTTCTGGCCGGCTGACGTTATGGAATTGACCCTGAAAGACGGAAAACATGTGATCGGCCAGTTGGCTGGCGAAGAAATTGGTCCGAAGGGGATCCCACGAATCAGGATGAAGATCGGCAATCGTGATCTGTACGGGCTGGACTATCGATGGATCAATACCGATCAGATCATTGAACAAACCAAGCCGGCCGATCTCGTGATGGTGGAACGTCTGGAGTGGGGGAACTTCTATGGGCGCCTGCGGACGATTGTCAAGGAAGACCGGGGCGTAGCCGATGGCGCCGATGCCGTATGGCGGTCGCTACCGCCCCTGCTTCGACATGCGGAATCTGGTGAGGCGGAGAATGGGTACAGCTTGCTTGTCGTTGATGCCAATGGAAGAGAAAAGTCCTTATCACTTGGCCAAATTGTGCGGGTCTTGAGACCCAACGATCTTTCGACCTTGGAAAAGGTCTGGGTCTATGTCGGCAACGTCTGGACGGTTCTGACCACGGAGCCACGTGAAGCCAATACGGAGGGTGGGATCTTCCCCGCAATTTTCGGCACGGTCATGATGGTGATCATCATGACCTTCGTCGTGACCCCCTTTGGCGTGATCGGCGCCTTGTACCTCAGGGAGTATGCCCGCCAGGGAGTCATCGTGCGGACTGTCCGGATTGCCGTCAACAATCTCGCCGGGATTCCCTCGATCGTGTTCGGCATGTTCGGCTTGGGATTTTTTGTGTATGGCGTCGGCGGAAGCCTGGATGCGCTGTGGTTTTCCGACCGATTGCCGACTCCGACCTTCGGAACAGGAGGTATCCTTTGGGCTTCCTTGACGCTGGCTCTGCTGACGGTTCCTCTTGTCATCGTCGCGACAGAGGAGGGGCTTGCCGCGGTACCCCGAGAATACCGTGAAGGGTCTATCGGCCTTGGCGCGACCAAATGGGAAACGATGTGGAAAGTTGTACTTCCCACTGCGCTTCCTGGAATTCTGACCGGACTGATCCTGGCCATGGCTCGTGCGGCCGGAGAGGTTGCTCCGTTGATGCTGACGGGTGTGGTGAAGCTTGCGCCTGCCATGCCGATCGACGGAACCTGGCCGTTCCTGCACTTAGATCGAAAGTTCATGCACCTGGGCTTTCATATTTATGATGTCGGGTTTCAATCACCCAACGTCGAGGCCGCCAAACCCATGGTCTATGTGACCACATTGGTGTTGATCCTTGTGGTGGTGACGCTTAACCTGATGGGCATCATCTTGAGAAATCGAATGCGAAGGAAATATGCTGGATCAGCAGTGTGA
- the pstB gene encoding phosphate ABC transporter ATP-binding protein PstB, translating to MLDQQCDTMSESLPLTMPPTLKLKDERKELGDSSISHQENAAQKAKLRVQGFDFFYGPLQSLFKIDVEIAEHQVTAFIGPSGCGKSTLLRCLNRLNDLIEGARHEGNIFLDDVDIFNPEIDITDLRKRVGMVFQKSNPFPKSIYENVAYGPRLQGLKNRGLLEGIVEASLGGAGLWDEVKDRLHKSALGLSGGQQQRLCIARALAVKPEVLLMDEPCSALDPIATGKIEELLFSLKKELTIVIVTHNMQQAARVSDRTAFMYLGQLIEFGLTKQLFTNPVKKQTEDYITGRFG from the coding sequence ATGCTGGATCAGCAGTGTGATACGATGTCCGAGTCTCTTCCCCTCACGATGCCTCCCACTCTGAAGCTGAAAGATGAGAGGAAGGAGCTTGGGGACTCCTCGATATCCCATCAAGAGAATGCCGCACAGAAGGCCAAACTTCGGGTACAGGGCTTCGACTTTTTCTATGGTCCTCTCCAATCGCTGTTCAAAATCGACGTAGAAATTGCCGAGCACCAGGTGACCGCCTTTATCGGTCCCTCGGGATGTGGAAAATCCACTTTGCTTCGCTGCTTGAACCGCCTCAACGATCTCATCGAAGGCGCTCGGCATGAGGGGAATATCTTTCTCGACGACGTTGATATTTTTAACCCTGAGATCGATATCACGGATCTTCGGAAACGCGTGGGGATGGTATTTCAAAAGTCCAATCCCTTTCCCAAGTCCATCTACGAAAATGTCGCGTACGGTCCGCGACTTCAGGGTCTAAAGAATCGGGGATTGCTGGAAGGCATCGTCGAAGCAAGTCTCGGAGGCGCCGGCTTGTGGGACGAAGTAAAAGACCGGCTCCACAAAAGCGCTCTCGGTTTATCCGGCGGTCAGCAGCAGCGTCTCTGCATCGCGCGGGCCCTCGCCGTCAAACCGGAAGTCCTCTTGATGGATGAACCCTGTTCCGCGCTGGACCCGATCGCCACCGGCAAGATCGAGGAGCTGCTGTTCTCACTCAAGAAAGAGCTGACCATCGTCATCGTGACGCACAACATGCAGCAAGCGGCACGGGTGTCCGATCGGACGGCCTTCATGTATCTCGGTCAACTGATTGAGTTCGGTCTTACTAAACAGCTGTTTACGAATCCCGTCAAGAAGCAGACGGAAGACTATATCACCGGACGATTCGGGTGA
- the phoU gene encoding phosphate signaling complex protein PhoU, with the protein MVQQRHFDEELAELKTKLALMAGLAEDQIDKALTALVTRDSALACRVIERDHKVNALDVEIDEACIELLALHQPAARDLRLVTTAMKLSTELERISDLAESICERAIELNEEPQLKPYIDIPRMGHLARMMVKESIDAFVKEDAKLARKVVMDDDFVDDLMEQLFRELLSFMVENPHTISRAIRLSFIAKSLERVADHATNIAELVVYLVEGKIIRHTSPPVQL; encoded by the coding sequence ATGGTTCAACAGCGACATTTTGACGAGGAACTTGCGGAGCTCAAGACGAAGTTGGCGCTGATGGCCGGTCTTGCGGAAGACCAAATCGACAAGGCATTGACCGCCCTGGTCACCCGCGACTCGGCCTTGGCCTGTCGTGTGATCGAACGGGACCACAAGGTGAATGCGCTGGATGTGGAGATCGACGAAGCCTGCATCGAGTTGCTGGCGCTCCACCAACCGGCCGCGCGCGACTTACGCTTGGTGACGACGGCCATGAAACTGTCCACTGAGCTCGAGCGCATCAGCGACCTGGCGGAGAGTATCTGTGAACGAGCGATCGAGTTGAATGAAGAGCCGCAGCTCAAGCCCTACATCGATATCCCGAGGATGGGACACCTTGCGCGGATGATGGTGAAGGAAAGCATCGACGCCTTCGTCAAGGAAGATGCCAAGCTGGCCAGGAAAGTGGTCATGGATGATGACTTCGTCGATGATCTCATGGAACAGTTGTTTCGAGAGTTGCTCTCCTTTATGGTGGAGAACCCACACACGATTTCCCGTGCCATCCGATTAAGCTTTATCGCCAAATCTCTCGAGCGAGTGGCCGATCATGCCACTAATATCGCCGAGCTCGTGGTCTACCTGGTTGAAGGCAAAATCATCCGGCATACCTCACCACCGGTTCAGTTGTAA